One segment of Castanea sativa cultivar Marrone di Chiusa Pesio chromosome 3, ASM4071231v1 DNA contains the following:
- the LOC142629596 gene encoding myosin-binding protein 2 — MAANKFATMLHRNTNKITLILIYAILEWILIILLLLNSLFSYLIIKFADYFGLKRPCLWCSRIDHILEPGKNKNSYRDLVCEAHASEISKLGYCLNHQKLAELQDMCEDCSSSSQPADSPEFSKRYAFFPWMNKIGVIQSGDENFSENAEGNLKCSCCSVSVNLDNMFYPPCILIKPSWEDFDDTQKQNLIAEADVVAQTDEGDQSDQSKSDFVTNLCEDEQSIGENRGIQIVSDVVMDGESATREEENCSVYDFGCKELVVDEDDKLNMVIEKELEPVKEESNMNLSTDDQSCDQTVVHVNLSKDTFHEIQPQHLEFYIDQEDCRLIPVELSGSATTEDQGQPIYKLEDQGYCENQDVILDFDMHIEAQAQPVVENWHSSEEMVALLSAYESEEEPKVSVLESVVLVETENTSILHKEVEDLVKEEFEQVSINQATQTSSNDDDEDEDQAREMDSDAHQASEEAIQMQSNDLDVEISIGTEIPDQEPLDEAQTLEALPSYEHRQEDPSTSSVILHVDDDNGSKQAEEEFLEFKTMSIKTSTQEINSHISFSLELNEIEEEKVPDTPTSVDSLRHLHKKLLLLERRESGTEESLDGSIISEIEGGELTTEKLISAFRAERKALNALYAELEEERSASAVAANQTMAMINRLQEEKAAMQMEALQYQRMMEEQSEYDQEALQLLNELMVKREKENHELEKELEIYRKKVQDYEAKEKIMMSRRRESSTRSTASCSNTEDSDGISIDLNHDVKEEDSFYGNQESSSQNTPPDAVVYLEESLANFEEERLSILEQLKELEEKLFTLSDDEVQHFEDVKPVGYSFHENGNGYHKNSDSDTEVNGVDQNGHSKEMNGKHHQELRFKGSKAKRLLPLFDAIGEDCEDGLVNGHEEGFDHVALLTSLEAKFEMEKKLAIEEEVDHVYERLEVLEADREFLKHCISSLRKGDKGLDLLQEILQHLRDLRSVEVRVKKMGNGAIYSL, encoded by the exons ATGGCTGCAAACAAGTTTGCCACCATGTTGCATAGAAACACCAACAAAATCACTCTTATTCTCATCTATGCCATCCTAGAATGGATTCTGATCATTCTCCTCCTCCTAAATTCTCTGTTTTCTTATCTGATCATTAAATTTGCAGATTACTTTGGTCTTAAAAGGCCCTGCTTATGGTGTTCTAGGATTGATCATATCCTAGAGCCTGGAAAGAACAAGAATTCCTATAGAGATCTTGTTTGTGAAGCTCATGCATCTGAGATTTCCAAACTGGGATACTGTTTGAATCACCAGAAACTAGCTGAATTGCAAGATATGTGCGAGGATTGCTCGTCCTCATCGCAACCAGCTGATAGTCCGGAATTCTCAAAGAGGTATGCTTTCTTTCCATGGATGAACAAGATTGGTGTGATTCAGAGTGGGGATGAAAATTTCAGTGAAAATGCGGAAGGGAATTTGAAGTGCTCTTGCTGCAGTGTGAGTGTGAACCTGGACAACATGTTCTACCCTCCTTGTATTCTTATTAAGCCTTCTTGGGAGGATTTTGATGACACCCAGAAACAGAATTTGATTGCAGAGGCTGATGTTGTTGCTCAAACTGACGAAGGTGATCAATCTGATCAAAGCAAATCAGATTTTGTTACTAATCTATGTGAAGATGAACAGAGTATTGGAGAAAACAGGGGAATTCAGATAGTTTCTGATGTTGTCATGGATGGTGAGTCTGCAACAAGAGAAGAGGAGAACTGTTCTGTATATGACTTCGGCTGCAAGGAACTGGTCGTTGACGAAGACGATAAATTGAACATGGTTATAGAAAAAGAGCTAGAACCCGTTAAGGAAGAGAGTAATATGAATTTATCCACGGATGATCAGTCTTGTGATCAGACCGTGGTTCATGTCAATTTGAGTAAAGACACCTTCCACGAAATTCAGCCTCAGCATCTTGAGTTTTACATTGATCAAGAAGATTGTAGGTTGATTCCAGTTGAATTGAGCGGCTCTGCTACCACGGAAGACCAAGGTCAACCTATATATAAGCTGGAAGATCAAGGATATTGTGAGAATCAAGAtgttattttggattttgatatgCATATTGAGGCACAAGCACAACCGGTTGTAGAGAATTGGCATAGTTCAGAAGAGATGGTGGCATTACTTTCAGCCTATGAGAGTGAGGAGGAGCCTAAGGTTTCAGTGCTTGAATCCGTGGTTCTGGTTGAGACTGAGAACACCTCTATTTTGCATAAAGAAGTTGAAGATTTAGTGAAGGAAGAATTTGAACAGGTTTCTATAAATCAAGCCACTCAAACATCatctaatgatgatgatgaggatgaggatcaaGCAAGAGAAATGGATTCCGATGCTCATCAAG CATCAGAAGAAGCAATTCAAATGCAAAGCAATGATTTGGATGTGGAAATTTCAATAGGGACAGAGATTCCTGATCAGGAGCCACTTGATGAGGCTCAAACCCTAGAGGCTCTTCCTTCTTATGAACATAGACAGGAAGATCCTTCCACAAGCTCTGTCATTTTGCatgttgatgatgataatg gttctaagcAAGCTGAGGAAGAATTTTTAGAGTTTAAAACAATGTCAATAAAAACAAGTACGCAAGAAATAAACAGTCATATATCCTTCAGTCTGGAACTAAATGAAATTGAGGAAGAAAAAGTTCCTGATACACCAACTTCTGTGGATAGTTTACGTCACTTGCACAAGAAATTGTTACTGCTTGAGAGGAGAGAATCAGGAACAGAAGAATCCTTGGATGGAAGTATCATTAGCGAGATAGAAGGTGGTGAGCTGACCACAGAGAAGTTAATATCAGCATTTAGAGCCGAAAGGAAGGCTTTGAATGCTCTATATGCAgaattagaagaagagagaagtgCTTCTGCAGTGGCAGCCAATCAGACAATGGCAATGATAAATAGGCTTCAGGAAGAGAAGGCAGCAATGCAAATGGAAGCTTTGCAGTATCAAAGAATGATGGAAGAGCAATCAGAGTATGATCAAGAAGCTTTGCAGCTATTGAATGAGCTTATGGTGAAGAGGGAAAAAGAGAATCATGAGCTAGAAAAGGAGCTGGAAATATATCGTAAGAAGGTCCAGGATTATGAGGCCAAAGAGAAAATAATGATGtcaagaagaagagagagtagcACAAGAAGCACTGCTTCTTGTAGTAACACTGAGGATAGTGATGGAATATCTATTGATCTGAATCATGatgtaaaggaagaagatagCTTCTATGGCAATCAAGAAAGTAGCAGCCAAAACACTCCTCCTGATGCAGTTGTATACTTGGAGGAATCATTGGCAAACTTTGAAGAAGAGAGGCTATCAATTCTAGAGCAGCTCAAGGAGTTGGAAGAGAAGCTTTTTACATTGAGTGATGACGAGGTACAACATTTTGAGGATGTCAAACCGGTTGGCTATTCCTTCCATGAGAACGGAAATGGATACCATAAGAATTCAGATTCAGACACTGAAGTAAATGGTGTTGATCAAAATGGTCATTCCAAGGAAATGAATGGAAAGCATCATCAGGAGTTGAGATTCAAAGGGTCAAAGGCAAAGAGACTTCTTCCCCTTTTTGATGCAATTGGTGAAGACTGTGAAGATGGTTTGGTGAATGGACATGAAGAAGGGTTTGATCATGTTGCATTGCTGACATCCTTGGAAGCCAAATTTGAAATGGAGAAGAAGCTTGCCATTGAAGAGGAGGTAGATCATGTGTATGAGAGGTTAGAAGTACTCGAGGCAGATAGGGAGTTTCTAAAGCATTGTATAAGCTCCTTGAGGAAAGGAGATAAGGGTTTAGATCTTCTCCAAGAGATTTTACAACATCTTCGTGATCTTAGGAGTGTTGAAGTTCGTGTCAAGAAGATGGGGAATGGTGCTATATATTCACTTTAA